A single window of Shewanella sp. Choline-02u-19 DNA harbors:
- the lpxM gene encoding lauroyl-Kdo(2)-lipid IV(A) myristoyltransferase (LpxM is lauroyl-Kdo(2)-lipid IV(A) myristoyltransferase, an enzyme characterized in Escherichia coli and involved in biosynthesis of the form of lipid A found in that species and some closely related species.), which produces MSRKPKYFDRRFRLSLLHPKYWLTWVAILVLVLFGLMPAWLRDPIARQLAKLVMKIAVKPIEVARANLTTCFPHKSDDEIEGLIRDNVENFVMILLAQSELLVKSRQNIRNRVKLIGFEHVEQATAAGQPVIFIMPHVWGIEYAGLRLNLDLPMVSMAKAHKNDLFNWFNNRMRSSQGGNIYMREAGIRALLSELKRNNSFFYLPDEDLGPDKSIFAPFLGTTKATLPVVGRLAQAGNAQVMPVKIGYDQTKRQYELTVMPAIAPDSMQGKENEAIALNKAVEQVILAYPEQYMWFLKVLKTRPEGEESIYKKKPRKQ; this is translated from the coding sequence TTGTCTAGAAAACCTAAATATTTTGACCGTCGCTTCAGGCTATCTTTATTACACCCTAAGTATTGGCTTACTTGGGTAGCGATATTAGTGTTAGTGCTTTTTGGCCTTATGCCTGCGTGGTTAAGAGATCCCATCGCGCGTCAGTTGGCTAAACTCGTAATGAAAATTGCGGTAAAGCCTATTGAAGTTGCAAGAGCAAATTTAACGACCTGTTTCCCTCATAAATCGGATGATGAGATAGAGGGGTTGATTCGAGATAATGTCGAAAATTTTGTAATGATTTTGCTAGCTCAATCAGAGCTGTTAGTTAAGTCTCGTCAAAATATTCGTAACAGAGTTAAACTTATTGGCTTTGAGCATGTTGAGCAAGCAACCGCAGCTGGGCAACCGGTGATTTTTATCATGCCGCATGTGTGGGGTATTGAGTATGCAGGTCTGCGCCTAAATCTTGATTTACCTATGGTCTCTATGGCTAAAGCCCACAAGAATGACCTCTTTAACTGGTTTAATAATCGTATGCGCAGCTCGCAAGGTGGCAACATCTATATGCGTGAGGCGGGGATTAGAGCATTGCTCTCAGAATTAAAGCGCAACAACAGCTTTTTTTATCTACCCGATGAAGATCTTGGACCCGATAAAAGTATCTTTGCGCCATTTCTCGGCACGACTAAAGCAACGCTGCCCGTGGTTGGCCGTCTAGCTCAAGCAGGAAATGCGCAAGTGATGCCGGTCAAGATTGGTTATGACCAAACTAAGCGTCAGTATGAGTTAACGGTGATGCCGGCCATCGCACCTGACAGCATGCAGGGGAAAGAGAATGAAGCGATTGCATTGAATAAAGCGGTAGAGCAAGTCATATTAGCTTACCCTGAACAATATATGTGGTTTCTTAAAGTCTTAAAAACACGTCCTGAAGGCGAAGAGTCTATTTATAAAAAGAAGCCACGTAAGCAATAA
- the ihfA gene encoding integration host factor subunit alpha, giving the protein MALTKAEMAEHLFETLGINKRVAKEMVETFFEEVRQALESGEQVKLSGFGNFDLRDKNQRPGRNPKTGEDIPISARRVVTFRPGQKLKSRVEEANAKK; this is encoded by the coding sequence ATGGCACTTACCAAAGCCGAAATGGCAGAACATCTTTTTGAAACGCTAGGTATCAATAAGAGAGTAGCGAAAGAGATGGTAGAGACGTTTTTCGAAGAAGTTCGTCAAGCCCTTGAAAGTGGTGAGCAGGTCAAGCTATCTGGCTTTGGCAATTTCGACCTGAGAGATAAGAATCAAAGACCGGGAAGGAACCCAAAGACGGGAGAAGATATCCCTATTTCAGCGCGCCGTGTTGTGACGTTCCGTCCAGGACAAAAGCTGAAAAGTCGCGTCGAAGAAGCTAACGCAAAGAAGTAA